In Deinococcus sp. YIM 134068, the following proteins share a genomic window:
- a CDS encoding efflux RND transporter periplasmic adaptor subunit: MTPQFRHLALPLTLVLLLAACTPGGGEEAAQGDGAAPQRTTATRNDLDAAPAKTTALAVRTVRARTGTVTVQRTASATIRADRDSNVAAQASGTVERLLADEGERVRAGQVVVQLDDTQARQALENARLQAQQSQISLDQARTNTGQATASLGSAVQAAEASLSKARQDAASAENLYGLGGISQADLNAARSALAQAESGLAQARNTLAQNGRGGGSSLALLESQLASARAGVRQAEENLSRTAVGAPFAGIVVSLAVEVGEFASQGSPVFRLVDEGSVKATFNVTPADAAALTPGTRLNLGYAGVNYVATVQDASGVAGTDRLVPVTARVQGGGNLPVGGTAQVRYRATLGGGVLVPTGAIQVDGGENAVYVANGTSARRVPVSVVAESGGQVAVRGLDAGAGVIYPVPPSLQDGASIRVGAAASAAGSGGQSP, encoded by the coding sequence ATGACTCCTCAATTTCGTCACCTCGCCCTGCCCCTCACCCTCGTCCTGCTGCTCGCCGCGTGTACGCCGGGTGGGGGAGAGGAGGCGGCCCAGGGTGACGGTGCCGCCCCCCAGCGCACCACCGCCACCCGCAACGACCTGGACGCCGCGCCCGCGAAGACGACCGCCCTCGCCGTGCGGACCGTCCGCGCACGCACCGGCACCGTCACCGTGCAGCGCACCGCCTCCGCCACCATCCGCGCCGACCGGGACAGCAACGTGGCGGCCCAGGCGAGCGGGACGGTGGAACGTCTTCTCGCCGACGAGGGCGAGCGGGTCCGGGCCGGACAGGTTGTCGTGCAGCTCGACGATACGCAGGCTCGGCAGGCCCTCGAAAACGCCCGTCTCCAGGCCCAGCAGTCCCAGATCAGTCTCGACCAGGCGCGCACGAACACCGGACAGGCGACCGCCTCCCTCGGGTCCGCCGTGCAGGCCGCAGAGGCGAGCCTGAGCAAGGCCCGCCAGGACGCCGCGAGTGCCGAGAACCTGTACGGCCTCGGCGGCATCAGCCAGGCCGACCTCAACGCCGCCCGCAGTGCGCTGGCGCAGGCGGAGAGCGGACTGGCGCAGGCCCGCAACACCCTCGCGCAGAACGGGCGGGGCGGGGGGAGCAGTCTCGCGCTGCTGGAGTCGCAGCTCGCCTCCGCGCGGGCGGGCGTGCGGCAGGCCGAGGAGAACCTGAGCCGCACGGCGGTGGGGGCCCCCTTCGCCGGGATCGTCGTCTCGCTCGCCGTGGAGGTCGGGGAGTTCGCCTCGCAGGGCAGCCCGGTCTTCCGCCTCGTGGACGAGGGGAGCGTGAAGGCGACCTTCAACGTGACCCCGGCGGACGCCGCCGCCCTGACCCCCGGCACGCGGCTCAACCTCGGCTACGCAGGTGTGAACTACGTCGCCACCGTGCAGGACGCGAGCGGGGTCGCCGGGACCGACCGCCTCGTGCCCGTCACGGCGCGCGTGCAGGGGGGCGGCAATCTGCCCGTGGGTGGGACGGCGCAGGTGCGCTACCGGGCGACGCTCGGCGGCGGCGTCCTCGTGCCCACCGGGGCGATTCAGGTGGACGGGGGAGAGAACGCGGTGTACGTGGCGAACGGCACCTCGGCCCGCCGGGTGCCCGTCTCGGTCGTCGCCGAATCCGGGGGTCAGGTCGCCGTGCGTGGCCTGGACGCCGGGGCGGGCGTGATCTACCCCGTGCCGCCCAGCCTTCAGGACGGGGCGAGTATTCGGGTGGGAGCGGCGGCCAGTGCCGCAGGGTCAGGAGGTCAGAGTCCATGA